One window of Mangrovibacterium diazotrophicum genomic DNA carries:
- a CDS encoding beta-galactosidase → MRKLFTIALLLAWAFNCAAQSPETWFPNEELTTVGAYYYPEHWDELQWDRDLKKMADMGFEFTHFAEFAWAQLEPEEGKYDFAWLDRAVALAAKHNLKVILCTSTATPPVWLVRKHPDVLKMREDGTQMDHGSRQHASFSNEYYRAYSQKMIAELAKHYGNDSRVIGWQLDNEPASNVDYGADAQKRYRSFLKEKYQTIDALNKAWGTNFWSGTYTDFDQIDIPQVSQWGMNLYQRLDFSRFCDSETATFLDEQARTIRQYASPNQWITTNYIPYYDARYVGDSRELDFISYTRYMVYGEHTGIGREGYRVGEYSRIAMANDYFRPLSPLYGCMELQPGQVNWGTINSQPLPGAVHLWLWHVFAGGSKFTCTYRFRAPIYGYEQYHYGILGPDGVTPTRGGLEYQKFIEEVKMLRDKHASSTVPADYLKRKTAILYDPDNTVAINQNKQTTVWDTEQHVLKYYKPLKSFGAPVDFIRDTMDFAKYPVLIAPAYQQMSRELIAKLTRYVENGGNLVMSCRTGHQDEFGHLWEAKHAEPIWPLIGGEIEFYDMLRPYAPDTVVVDGQKFAWTSWGDVLKPNAGTESWGTYADDFYAGESAVTFHKLGKGTVTYVGPDSNSGDLEQTVLTKLYTKLGIAVENYPKGIVVEYRDGFGIAMNYADEPYEMQLPAGAEILVGEQQIPTAGVLVWKLK, encoded by the coding sequence ATGAGAAAACTATTTACGATTGCACTCTTGTTGGCTTGGGCTTTTAATTGCGCAGCACAAAGCCCGGAAACATGGTTTCCCAACGAAGAATTAACCACTGTTGGTGCTTACTATTACCCCGAACATTGGGATGAGTTGCAATGGGATCGAGACCTGAAAAAAATGGCGGATATGGGCTTTGAGTTCACGCATTTTGCGGAGTTTGCCTGGGCGCAATTGGAACCGGAAGAAGGCAAATACGATTTTGCCTGGCTGGATCGCGCTGTTGCATTGGCCGCCAAGCACAACTTAAAAGTCATCTTGTGTACCTCCACCGCAACGCCGCCGGTTTGGCTGGTTCGGAAACATCCCGATGTGCTGAAAATGCGTGAAGATGGAACACAGATGGATCACGGTTCACGGCAGCACGCTTCTTTTTCGAATGAATATTACCGCGCCTATTCCCAAAAGATGATTGCAGAATTAGCCAAACATTATGGCAACGATTCGCGCGTTATTGGATGGCAGCTTGACAATGAACCGGCCAGCAATGTGGATTACGGTGCCGATGCTCAAAAGCGTTACCGTTCTTTCCTGAAGGAAAAATACCAAACGATCGATGCGCTGAATAAAGCCTGGGGAACCAATTTCTGGAGTGGCACTTATACCGACTTTGATCAAATAGATATTCCGCAGGTTTCGCAATGGGGGATGAACCTTTACCAGCGATTGGATTTCAGTCGCTTTTGCGATTCGGAAACGGCGACTTTTCTGGATGAGCAAGCGCGTACAATCCGTCAATACGCCAGCCCGAATCAATGGATTACGACCAACTATATTCCTTACTACGATGCCCGTTACGTAGGTGACAGTCGCGAACTCGACTTCATCAGCTACACCCGTTACATGGTTTATGGCGAGCACACCGGAATTGGTCGTGAAGGTTATCGCGTGGGAGAGTATTCGCGCATAGCCATGGCGAACGATTATTTCCGTCCGCTTTCACCACTATACGGTTGTATGGAGCTACAGCCCGGGCAAGTAAACTGGGGAACCATTAACTCGCAGCCCTTGCCGGGTGCGGTGCACTTGTGGTTGTGGCATGTGTTTGCCGGTGGCAGCAAATTTACCTGTACCTACCGGTTCCGCGCGCCGATTTATGGTTACGAGCAATACCACTACGGCATTTTAGGCCCCGATGGAGTGACGCCAACGCGCGGCGGTTTGGAGTACCAGAAGTTTATCGAAGAAGTCAAAATGTTGAGGGATAAGCACGCTTCGTCAACTGTCCCAGCTGATTACCTGAAGCGCAAAACAGCTATTTTGTACGATCCCGATAACACCGTGGCGATCAATCAAAATAAGCAAACAACCGTTTGGGATACCGAGCAGCACGTGCTGAAATATTACAAACCGCTGAAGTCCTTCGGTGCGCCGGTTGACTTTATTCGCGACACCATGGACTTTGCAAAATACCCGGTGCTTATTGCTCCGGCATACCAGCAAATGAGCCGTGAACTGATTGCGAAGCTGACCCGCTATGTTGAAAACGGCGGAAACCTGGTGATGTCCTGTCGAACCGGTCATCAGGATGAGTTTGGACATTTGTGGGAAGCCAAACATGCCGAACCCATCTGGCCATTGATCGGTGGTGAAATAGAATTTTACGATATGCTTCGCCCTTATGCCCCGGACACAGTTGTTGTGGACGGCCAGAAATTTGCCTGGACAAGCTGGGGCGATGTGTTAAAGCCGAATGCCGGCACGGAAAGCTGGGGGACTTATGCAGATGATTTTTACGCAGGCGAGTCTGCTGTAACTTTCCATAAATTAGGAAAGGGCACGGTTACCTATGTTGGTCCCGACAGCAATTCAGGAGATCTGGAACAGACCGTTTTGACCAAACTTTATACGAAATTGGGAATCGCGGTGGAGAATTATCCGAAAGGTATTGTTGTGGAATATCGCGATGGTTTTGGTATTGCGATGAATTATGCTGATGAACCTTATGAGATGCAATTACCCGCGGGAGCTGAAATCCTGGTTGGAGAACAGCAAATCCCGACAGCTGGCGTGCTGGTTTGGAAATTGAAGTAA
- a CDS encoding rhamnogalacturonidase, giving the protein MLRNSLILLSLLFFSNPILAQQAGMYDVKDFGAKGDGVQLDSDAINAAIDAASNAGGGTVVVPAGEYLCFSIRLKSHINLQINAGATIVAANMEEHDGKYDDPEPNMWGDSLHYQDFGHSHFHNSLIWGDGLEDVSITGSGLIYGNGLQKWGRPTPGLGNKAIALKKCRNVILRDFSILHGGHFAIITTGVDNLTIDNLKIDTNRDAIDIDCCRHVRVSNCSLNSPNDDALVLKASYALGYAAPCENVTITNCAVFGFDEGTFLDGTYQTTQVAAPDKGVVTGRIKLGTESNGDFRNITISNCTFEHCRGLALETVDGSNLENITVSNIVMTDILNAPFFFRLGRRMRGPETMAVGSFRRVLVDNVVVTASNPQYGSMLMGIPGYDVEDIVFSNIWIKVKGGAPAEQASVEVPELETKYPDPQEFGDIPAWGFYIRHAKNIRMSNINLEFDVPDFRPVFILEDVKGASFSDIQAQPADGVPTFQLKDVTNFDLHRVNQIEDQQLEEVKSLQL; this is encoded by the coding sequence ATGCTACGAAATTCGCTGATTCTCTTGTCCCTGTTATTTTTTTCGAATCCGATTTTGGCACAACAAGCCGGAATGTATGATGTCAAAGATTTTGGAGCTAAAGGAGATGGCGTTCAACTGGACTCTGACGCCATTAACGCAGCTATCGATGCGGCGTCGAATGCTGGTGGTGGAACCGTTGTTGTGCCGGCTGGCGAATACTTGTGCTTCTCGATTCGACTAAAAAGCCATATCAACCTGCAAATTAATGCCGGGGCAACCATTGTCGCCGCAAATATGGAGGAGCACGACGGGAAATATGATGATCCGGAGCCGAATATGTGGGGCGACTCGTTGCACTACCAGGATTTTGGACACAGTCATTTTCACAACAGCCTGATTTGGGGTGACGGATTGGAGGATGTGTCAATTACCGGATCGGGTTTGATCTATGGCAACGGATTGCAGAAGTGGGGCAGGCCGACGCCCGGTTTGGGAAACAAAGCCATTGCATTGAAAAAGTGCCGCAATGTGATTTTACGTGATTTTTCAATTTTGCATGGAGGGCATTTTGCAATTATAACCACCGGAGTTGATAATTTGACCATCGATAATTTAAAAATTGATACCAACCGCGATGCCATTGATATTGACTGTTGCCGACATGTGCGCGTCTCAAATTGCTCTTTGAATTCGCCGAATGACGATGCGCTGGTTCTAAAAGCTTCTTACGCGTTGGGCTATGCTGCACCGTGTGAAAATGTGACCATTACCAATTGCGCTGTGTTTGGTTTTGACGAGGGAACTTTTCTGGATGGTACGTACCAAACTACCCAAGTTGCAGCGCCGGACAAAGGCGTTGTTACCGGGCGCATCAAGTTGGGAACCGAGTCGAACGGCGATTTTCGGAATATCACGATTTCCAATTGTACTTTTGAGCATTGCCGCGGATTGGCTTTGGAAACAGTCGACGGTTCGAACCTGGAGAATATCACGGTCTCGAATATCGTGATGACCGACATTCTGAATGCGCCTTTCTTTTTTCGTTTGGGGCGGAGAATGCGAGGGCCCGAAACCATGGCTGTTGGTTCATTCAGGCGGGTGCTGGTCGACAATGTTGTTGTCACAGCTTCGAATCCGCAATACGGCTCAATGTTGATGGGGATTCCCGGCTACGATGTGGAAGATATCGTCTTCTCGAATATTTGGATCAAAGTAAAAGGCGGTGCCCCGGCTGAACAAGCGTCGGTTGAGGTTCCCGAGCTGGAAACGAAATACCCCGATCCGCAGGAGTTTGGCGATATCCCGGCGTGGGGATTTTACATCCGTCATGCGAAGAATATTCGAATGAGCAACATCAACCTGGAGTTTGATGTGCCGGATTTCCGCCCTGTTTTCATTCTGGAAGATGTTAAGGGTGCGAGCTTCTCCGATATTCAAGCTCAACCGGCCGATGGTGTGCCGACTTTTCAGCTGAAAGACGTTACGAACTTCGACCTGCATCGCGTAAATCAGATCGAAGATCAGCAGTTGGAAGAGGTGAAAAGCCTACAATTGTGA
- a CDS encoding AraC family transcriptional regulator: MTAQIHREITPLNNNDCFLVFDRQRIGFNFPIHFHPEFEINFIQNAAGAKRVVGDHISKIGDRELVLVGPNLYHGWENSQNSMSETMHEITIQFPPDLFSESYLNKNILKPVQELLKHAYRGVSFSEDTIKVVESKLLSLSSKRGFDSFLEFQSILYDLAVSRGQKTLTNISFSTKDSFANSEKIKKVYNYIQANYSKKIKVEEVAELVDLSVVSFSRLIKQRTGKTFVDFVNELRLGYATRLLIESNKTVTEICYECGFNNISNFNRIFKKSQGRTPSEFRESYSGTKKVI; encoded by the coding sequence ATGACTGCTCAGATCCACCGTGAAATAACTCCGTTGAACAATAACGATTGTTTCCTGGTCTTCGACAGGCAACGAATCGGCTTCAACTTCCCAATCCATTTTCACCCTGAATTTGAAATCAACTTTATACAGAATGCAGCAGGAGCCAAGCGTGTTGTTGGCGATCATATCAGCAAAATTGGTGACCGGGAGTTAGTATTGGTGGGCCCCAACCTTTACCATGGTTGGGAAAACTCACAGAATTCGATGTCGGAAACGATGCATGAGATAACGATCCAGTTTCCTCCCGATCTCTTTTCTGAAAGTTATCTGAATAAAAACATTTTGAAACCTGTCCAGGAGCTGCTAAAACACGCTTACAGGGGAGTTTCGTTTTCGGAAGATACCATTAAAGTTGTCGAAAGTAAACTGCTCTCACTGAGTTCGAAAAGAGGCTTCGACAGCTTCCTCGAATTTCAAAGTATCCTCTACGATCTGGCAGTCTCGAGAGGACAAAAGACGCTTACCAATATTTCGTTTTCCACGAAGGATAGTTTTGCGAACAGCGAAAAAATTAAGAAAGTTTATAATTACATACAGGCCAACTATAGTAAGAAGATAAAAGTTGAAGAAGTTGCCGAGCTGGTTGATTTGTCAGTTGTTTCCTTCAGTCGGTTGATCAAGCAGCGAACCGGAAAAACCTTTGTTGATTTTGTGAACGAACTGCGTTTGGGATACGCCACACGGTTGTTAATTGAATCGAACAAGACCGTGACCGAAATCTGTTATGAGTGTGGTTTTAACAACATCTCCAACTTCAACCGGATCTTCAAAAAGAGCCAGGGGCGCACGCCATCTGAGTTCCGTGAAAGCTACTCCGGCACTAAAAAAGTTATTTAA
- a CDS encoding SusC/RagA family TonB-linked outer membrane protein — protein MKKSLLFFLTLFMLTISVIAQGQQRSVSGTVYDSGNNGLPGATVVIKGTTIGTVTDLDGRYTINEVPSDAVLVISFVGMEMVEVPVANQSVINVTLKEESIGLEEVVAIGYGVQKKKLLTGANTNVKGEDIQALNTTTAMDALKGVTPGVSITQNNGQPGASSKISIRGIGTTGDSRPLYIVDGVVQDGIDYLSPNDIESIDVLKDAASAAIYGSRGANGVILVTTKKGQANMKPVITYDGYYGVQNVYKLPDLLNAQEYANILDEALVNSGNAPHNYANLVPDWDKIQSGEWKGTNWFKEMMVDDAPVQSHAVGITGGTAQSNYSFGVSYLDQEGIVGKQSNSFYKRLNVRMNSEHILIKENGNNILTFGENLTYTNSNSNAIRQGNIYWNDVHNALVSSPFLPVYDENGDYHKTIEWNSSDPNPVAMMEYQTKYGENDNNQLVGSFYLVVEPIKNLRLRSSLGFNMYWGNNRAWTPNYNLGPRYVTDKDQVSQSAWTGRNIIQDNVLTYSYKIGEHSFEGMVGNSIERTVQSVNLSLSNKSSLFEDWDHAYIDNTPEASTGNTSIGGRDDFGWSMMSYFGRLSYNYKETLLFSAMLRGDASSRFPEDNRWGYFPSVSAGWVMTNESFMSSTSTVIDFLKLRASWGQVGNERISSFLYSSTMGYLDSGNNFYNWSYGFGDDKTMRDIGSKPARIPNPDIGWETSEQLNIGFDANLLASRLSINFDWYKKDTKDWLVWTPIPSHNGQDGMTINGGNVTNKGVELALGWHDRKGDFSYGATVSVAHNKNEVTAIANSEGIVHGPSNVLSQGTGEIFRAQVGYPIGYFWGYQTDGVIQNDEEAAAWVGPTGAKYFDDQQAGDLRWVDQNEDGVISELDKVQIGDPNPDYILGIQLNFDYKGVFLNATANGAFGQQIAKSYRSFADSYKNNYTTDVFKRWHGEGTSNKYPRLLSSPHRNSQNLSDLYIQDGDYLRISNLTVGYDLKKLVTKLFLSEAKIYFTAKNLYTFTKYDGMDPEIGYGFDYSWASGIDLGLYPSARTYLIGVSLKF, from the coding sequence ATGAAAAAAAGTCTGCTCTTTTTTCTCACACTGTTCATGCTTACTATTAGCGTAATTGCCCAAGGGCAACAGCGTTCGGTAAGCGGTACAGTCTACGACTCGGGCAATAATGGTTTGCCGGGAGCAACGGTTGTTATTAAAGGAACAACAATAGGTACTGTGACTGACCTGGATGGTCGGTATACAATCAACGAAGTACCTTCGGACGCCGTGTTGGTCATCTCGTTCGTAGGGATGGAAATGGTGGAAGTTCCCGTTGCCAACCAAAGCGTAATCAATGTAACTCTCAAAGAAGAATCTATTGGCTTGGAAGAAGTCGTTGCGATTGGTTATGGTGTGCAAAAGAAAAAGTTGCTCACCGGGGCCAACACCAACGTGAAAGGTGAAGACATCCAGGCATTGAACACAACTACGGCGATGGACGCCTTGAAAGGTGTTACGCCAGGGGTGTCAATTACTCAAAACAACGGTCAGCCGGGAGCTTCAAGCAAAATTAGTATTCGTGGTATCGGTACTACCGGTGACTCACGTCCGCTTTATATCGTGGATGGTGTTGTTCAGGATGGTATTGATTACCTGAGTCCAAACGATATTGAATCAATTGACGTATTGAAAGATGCTGCTTCTGCAGCTATTTACGGTTCTCGTGGTGCGAACGGTGTTATCCTGGTAACCACTAAAAAGGGCCAGGCCAACATGAAACCGGTGATCACTTATGACGGTTACTATGGTGTTCAAAACGTTTACAAATTACCTGACCTGCTGAATGCGCAGGAATATGCCAATATTTTGGACGAAGCATTGGTGAACTCAGGTAACGCACCTCACAACTATGCAAACCTGGTTCCCGACTGGGATAAAATCCAAAGCGGTGAGTGGAAAGGGACCAATTGGTTTAAAGAAATGATGGTTGACGATGCACCGGTGCAAAGTCACGCCGTTGGTATCACCGGCGGTACAGCTCAGTCTAACTACAGCTTTGGTGTTTCTTACCTCGACCAGGAAGGTATCGTGGGTAAACAGTCAAACTCGTTCTACAAACGTTTGAACGTTCGCATGAACTCAGAGCACATTCTGATTAAAGAAAATGGCAATAACATTTTGACTTTTGGCGAAAACCTGACTTACACAAACAGCAACAGCAACGCCATCCGCCAGGGGAATATCTACTGGAACGACGTGCACAACGCGCTTGTTTCAAGTCCGTTCCTTCCGGTTTACGATGAAAACGGTGACTACCACAAAACAATCGAATGGAACTCATCAGACCCGAACCCGGTTGCGATGATGGAATACCAAACCAAGTACGGTGAAAATGATAACAACCAATTGGTTGGTTCTTTCTATCTGGTTGTTGAACCGATTAAAAACTTGAGATTGCGTTCCAGCCTGGGCTTCAATATGTATTGGGGAAATAACCGCGCCTGGACACCGAATTACAACCTCGGACCTCGCTATGTGACAGACAAAGATCAGGTTTCGCAAAGTGCCTGGACCGGTAGAAATATTATCCAGGACAACGTGTTGACTTACAGTTATAAAATAGGAGAGCACTCTTTTGAAGGTATGGTGGGTAACAGCATCGAACGCACAGTTCAAAGCGTGAACCTGAGTTTAAGTAACAAAAGCAGTTTGTTCGAAGATTGGGATCATGCCTACATCGACAACACGCCTGAAGCTTCAACCGGTAACACTTCAATTGGTGGCCGCGACGACTTCGGTTGGTCAATGATGTCTTATTTCGGCCGTTTGAGCTATAACTACAAAGAAACCTTGTTGTTTTCGGCGATGTTGCGTGGCGATGCTTCTTCACGTTTCCCTGAAGACAACCGTTGGGGGTACTTCCCTTCAGTTTCTGCCGGTTGGGTAATGACCAATGAGTCTTTCATGTCTTCTACCAGCACAGTGATTGACTTTTTGAAACTTCGCGCCAGCTGGGGACAGGTAGGTAACGAACGTATTTCTTCCTTCCTGTATTCTTCAACAATGGGCTACCTGGATAGCGGAAACAATTTCTACAATTGGTCGTACGGTTTTGGCGATGATAAAACTATGCGCGATATCGGTTCAAAACCAGCTCGTATTCCCAATCCCGACATTGGTTGGGAAACTTCAGAACAGTTGAACATTGGTTTCGACGCAAACTTGTTGGCATCACGCTTGAGCATCAACTTCGACTGGTATAAAAAGGACACCAAGGACTGGTTGGTATGGACTCCGATTCCTTCTCACAACGGGCAGGATGGTATGACCATCAATGGTGGTAATGTAACAAACAAAGGGGTTGAGTTGGCTTTAGGCTGGCATGATCGCAAAGGTGATTTCAGCTACGGCGCAACCGTATCGGTAGCACACAACAAAAACGAGGTAACAGCAATTGCCAACTCTGAAGGAATAGTACATGGCCCGAGCAACGTGCTTAGCCAGGGTACCGGTGAAATTTTCCGGGCTCAGGTTGGTTACCCAATCGGTTATTTCTGGGGATACCAAACGGATGGTGTGATTCAAAATGACGAAGAAGCTGCTGCTTGGGTTGGTCCAACGGGTGCTAAATATTTCGACGACCAACAAGCCGGTGACCTGCGTTGGGTTGACCAAAACGAAGACGGTGTGATCAGCGAATTGGATAAAGTACAGATTGGTGATCCAAACCCGGATTATATTTTGGGTATCCAGTTAAACTTCGATTACAAAGGAGTATTCTTAAATGCAACGGCTAACGGTGCTTTCGGACAACAGATCGCGAAATCGTACCGCTCATTTGCCGACAGCTATAAAAACAACTACACCACCGACGTTTTCAAACGCTGGCATGGCGAAGGTACTTCAAACAAGTATCCACGTTTGTTGTCATCACCTCACCGCAACAGCCAAAATTTGTCTGACCTGTACATCCAGGATGGCGACTACCTGCGTATCAGCAACCTGACTGTCGGTTACGACCTGAAGAAACTGGTTACAAAACTATTCCTCAGCGAAGCCAAAATTTACTTCACGGCTAAAAACCTGTACACTTTTACCAAGTATGACGGTATGGATCCGGAAATCGGTTATGGTTTCGACTACAGCTGGGCATCTGGTATCGACCTGGGCTTGTACCCAAGTGCAAGAACTTATTTGATTGGAGTAAGCCTGAAATTTTAA
- a CDS encoding TetR/AcrR family transcriptional regulator has product METKDKKLIIVEKAEELFASQGFSGTSVREIAKAADVNVAMISYYFGSKEQLLMEILRYRSDYLQTKVDDLLNSATLSWWDKMDIHIDYYVEKMRDNQHLHRIIVREVDMNSGSEMSEFILQRKKAHFDRFCDFIKQGQEAGVFATDVDLLGLYTLLPGVSKHILFNQDFMRVIIEERTGNTPTKDDMLDFAKEFLKKLFRKNLEII; this is encoded by the coding sequence ATGGAAACAAAAGACAAGAAACTCATCATCGTTGAAAAGGCAGAAGAGCTTTTCGCCAGCCAGGGTTTTTCGGGAACCTCAGTCCGCGAAATTGCCAAAGCTGCCGATGTCAATGTAGCCATGATTTCGTATTACTTCGGCAGCAAAGAACAGCTACTGATGGAAATATTACGGTACCGCTCGGATTATTTGCAAACGAAGGTCGACGATTTATTGAATAGTGCGACACTGAGTTGGTGGGATAAGATGGACATTCACATTGACTACTATGTGGAAAAGATGCGGGATAACCAGCACTTGCATCGAATCATCGTCCGCGAAGTCGACATGAATTCGGGATCAGAAATGTCGGAATTCATTCTTCAGCGAAAAAAAGCACATTTCGACCGGTTCTGCGATTTTATCAAACAAGGACAGGAAGCAGGTGTTTTTGCAACGGACGTTGACCTTTTGGGACTGTACACGCTCCTACCCGGGGTATCAAAACACATCCTGTTCAACCAGGACTTTATGCGTGTCATCATTGAAGAAAGAACGGGCAATACGCCTACGAAAGATGACATGCTTGACTTCGCTAAAGAATTCCTAAAAAAACTATTTAGAAAAAATCTGGAGATAATTTAA
- a CDS encoding RagB/SusD family nutrient uptake outer membrane protein — protein MKRIIYISLFGILALLSGCGDKFLDQKNLFEKDLENYYRNETDVNEALIGAYSCLAVDGGANHPIMMANLLSDDCFSGGGTNDIEVGGTDKFENPHEDLYLEFYKRNYEGIFILNSLLEHFDQASYDDATARKQARGEAYFLRGYFYFRLAEFFGEVPLDMSSTLEYLPKASTDEIYAQIASDLKMAIDSMSSVTYTNIESGRATKWAAEALMGRVYLFYTGFYGKSELPTNEGTAITQANVVTWLEDCISNSGHMLLTDYASIWPFSSLSDDDHDDGYYYAQNVTWAGDGCAETVFAVQYTNQGDWGNTGRLAYANEYVLYTSPRAYDYPPFGFGWGIGSVNPELRDSFEANDPRKTSTVIDNEDSNEPTYGDNYNWAGWNCRDETGLWNKKYSAVIRDVDGDGTYTGMYYDLYGGTNNMQLWNMQDDIIIRFSDVLLMAAELGSNSQTHLDDVRDRVGLPSVTYSLTALKAERRHEFALEGIRWFDLLRWGDAETAINASNGVPVKTDNVDTTYKITFDSDRVFLPLPESQIRVSQGNLVQNPGWE, from the coding sequence ATGAAAAGAATAATCTATATAAGTTTGTTTGGCATACTGGCTCTCCTGTCGGGCTGTGGCGACAAATTCCTCGATCAGAAAAACCTGTTCGAGAAAGACTTGGAAAACTATTACCGCAACGAGACGGATGTTAATGAAGCGTTGATCGGAGCTTATTCCTGTTTGGCTGTTGATGGTGGTGCCAACCACCCGATTATGATGGCAAACCTTTTGAGCGACGACTGTTTCAGCGGTGGTGGTACTAATGACATCGAAGTAGGTGGTACCGACAAATTCGAGAATCCTCACGAAGATTTGTACCTGGAATTCTACAAAAGAAATTACGAAGGTATCTTTATTTTGAACAGTTTGCTGGAGCACTTCGACCAAGCCTCGTACGACGATGCAACTGCACGCAAGCAAGCACGTGGTGAAGCCTACTTTCTGCGCGGGTACTTCTATTTCCGCCTGGCTGAGTTCTTCGGTGAAGTTCCTTTGGATATGTCTTCAACATTGGAATATCTTCCCAAAGCATCTACCGATGAAATCTATGCGCAGATTGCCAGCGATTTGAAAATGGCTATCGACAGTATGAGTTCTGTTACATATACGAATATCGAATCAGGCCGCGCAACCAAATGGGCTGCTGAAGCATTGATGGGACGTGTTTACCTGTTCTACACTGGTTTCTACGGAAAATCGGAACTTCCAACAAATGAAGGAACAGCGATTACACAAGCGAATGTGGTAACCTGGTTGGAAGATTGTATTTCAAATAGCGGTCACATGTTGCTGACTGACTACGCCAGCATCTGGCCATTCTCTTCCCTGAGCGATGATGATCACGATGACGGATACTATTATGCGCAAAATGTGACCTGGGCTGGTGATGGTTGTGCCGAAACCGTTTTTGCTGTTCAATATACCAACCAGGGCGACTGGGGTAATACAGGCCGTTTGGCTTATGCCAACGAGTATGTTTTGTATACAAGCCCTCGTGCTTACGACTATCCTCCCTTCGGTTTCGGATGGGGTATCGGATCGGTTAACCCGGAATTGCGCGACAGTTTCGAAGCAAACGACCCACGTAAAACGTCAACCGTAATTGATAACGAAGATTCGAACGAACCAACTTACGGCGACAACTACAATTGGGCTGGATGGAACTGCCGCGACGAAACCGGTTTGTGGAATAAAAAATATTCAGCTGTTATTCGTGATGTTGATGGCGACGGAACTTACACCGGAATGTATTACGACCTTTACGGTGGAACTAACAACATGCAATTGTGGAATATGCAGGATGACATCATCATTCGTTTCTCGGATGTTTTGTTAATGGCTGCTGAGCTGGGAAGTAATTCTCAAACCCACCTGGATGATGTACGCGACCGTGTTGGTTTGCCTTCAGTAACTTATTCACTGACTGCATTGAAGGCGGAACGCCGTCACGAGTTTGCATTGGAAGGTATTCGTTGGTTTGACCTGCTGCGTTGGGGAGATGCTGAAACAGCGATCAATGCCAGCAACGGAGTTCCTGTAAAAACAGATAACGTGGATACAACTTACAAGATCACCTTCGATTCTGACCGTGTTTTCCTTCCGCTTCCTGAATCACAAATCAGAGTATCGCAAGGTAACCTGGTTCAAAATCCGGGTTGGGAATAA